In Burkholderia savannae, one genomic interval encodes:
- the tatB gene encoding Sec-independent protein translocase protein TatB produces the protein MLDLGLSKMALIGVVALVVLGPERLPRVARTAGALFGRAQRYINDVKAEVSREIELDALRTMKTDFEQAARNVENTIHDNLREHERDLNAAWNSAVSSGDSAAADASGGAPASFDEPSWRTFAAASAKRRNWRVKKTVTPVWYKRATMRRTQVQSGAARVARHQPASLRRPARFF, from the coding sequence ATGCTCGATCTCGGTCTTTCGAAGATGGCGCTCATCGGCGTCGTCGCGCTCGTCGTGCTCGGCCCCGAGCGGCTGCCGCGCGTCGCGCGGACGGCGGGCGCGCTGTTCGGGCGCGCGCAGCGCTACATCAACGACGTGAAGGCGGAAGTCTCGCGCGAGATCGAGCTCGATGCGCTGCGCACGATGAAGACCGATTTCGAGCAGGCGGCGCGCAACGTCGAGAACACGATCCACGACAACCTGCGCGAGCACGAGCGCGATCTGAACGCCGCGTGGAATTCGGCCGTGTCGTCGGGCGATTCGGCGGCCGCGGACGCATCGGGCGGCGCGCCCGCGTCGTTCGACGAGCCGTCGTGGCGCACCTTCGCCGCCGCGTCGGCGAAGCGCCGCAACTGGCGCGTGAAGAAGACGGTGACGCCCGTCTGGTACAAGCGCGCGACGATGCGCCGTACGCAGGTGCAGTCGGGCGCCGCGCGCGTCGCGCGACACCAGCCGGCGAGCCTGCGCCGTCCGGCGCGTTTCTTCTGA
- a CDS encoding Do family serine endopeptidase, whose translation MLRRFWLFFAQAVTVLLALMFIVATLKPQWLQRQGQLGKQLAAPIVALREVAPGVGGAPAQSSYADAAQKAMPAVVNVFSSKDGSLPPDPRAKDPLFRYFFGDRNARRQQEEPAANLGSGVIVSSEGYILTNQHVVDGADQIEVALADGRTATAKVIGSDPETDLAVLKINMTNLPTITLGRSDQARVGDVVLAIGNPFGVGQTVTMGIISALGRNHLGINTFENFIQTDAPINPGNSGGALVDVNGNLLGINTAIYSRSGGSLGIGFAIPVSTARNVLESIITTGAVTRGWIGVEPQDVTPEIAESFSLAQKSGAIVAGVLQGGPADKAGIKPGDILVSIDGEEITDTTKLLNVVAQIKPGTPAKVHVVRKGKELDVTVVIGKRPPPPKQALDDQNSDEEQ comes from the coding sequence ATGCTTAGACGCTTCTGGCTGTTCTTCGCCCAAGCGGTGACGGTGCTGCTGGCACTGATGTTCATCGTGGCGACGCTCAAGCCGCAATGGCTGCAACGGCAGGGACAACTCGGCAAACAGCTGGCGGCGCCGATCGTCGCGCTGCGGGAAGTCGCACCCGGCGTCGGAGGCGCCCCGGCTCAATCCTCGTATGCGGACGCCGCGCAGAAGGCGATGCCCGCGGTCGTCAACGTATTCTCCAGCAAGGACGGTTCGCTGCCGCCCGATCCGCGCGCGAAGGACCCGCTCTTTCGCTATTTCTTCGGCGATCGCAACGCGCGCCGGCAGCAGGAGGAGCCCGCTGCCAATCTGGGGTCGGGCGTCATCGTAAGCTCGGAGGGTTACATTCTAACGAACCAGCACGTCGTCGACGGCGCGGACCAGATCGAAGTCGCGCTCGCCGACGGCCGCACGGCCACCGCGAAGGTGATCGGCAGCGATCCGGAAACCGATCTCGCGGTGCTCAAGATCAACATGACGAACCTGCCGACGATCACGCTCGGCCGCTCGGACCAGGCGCGCGTCGGCGACGTCGTGCTCGCGATCGGCAACCCGTTCGGCGTGGGCCAGACGGTGACGATGGGGATCATCAGCGCGCTCGGGCGCAACCACCTCGGCATCAACACGTTCGAGAATTTCATCCAGACCGACGCGCCGATCAATCCGGGCAACTCGGGCGGTGCGCTCGTCGACGTGAACGGCAACCTGCTCGGCATCAACACGGCGATCTACTCGCGCTCGGGCGGCTCGCTCGGCATCGGCTTCGCGATTCCCGTGTCGACCGCGCGCAACGTGCTCGAGAGCATCATCACGACGGGCGCCGTCACGCGCGGCTGGATCGGCGTCGAGCCGCAGGACGTGACGCCCGAGATCGCCGAATCGTTCAGCCTCGCGCAAAAATCGGGCGCGATCGTGGCGGGCGTGCTGCAAGGCGGCCCGGCCGACAAGGCGGGGATCAAGCCGGGCGATATCCTCGTGTCGATCGACGGCGAGGAAATCACCGATACGACGAAGCTGCTAAACGTGGTCGCGCAGATCAAGCCGGGCACGCCGGCGAAGGTGCATGTCGTGCGCAAGGGCAAGGAACTCGACGTGACGGTCGTGATCGGCAAGCGGCCGCCGCCGCCGAAACAGGCGCTCGACGACCAGAACAGCGACGAGGAACAGTGA
- the tatA gene encoding Sec-independent protein translocase subunit TatA has product MGGLSIWHWLIVLLIVALVFGTKKLRNIGNDLGSAVKGFKDGMKESETPADAQQLPRSGSVNVDAKDAARSSDSNKA; this is encoded by the coding sequence ATGGGCGGATTGAGTATTTGGCACTGGCTGATCGTGTTGCTGATCGTCGCGCTGGTGTTCGGCACGAAGAAGCTGCGCAATATCGGCAACGATCTCGGCAGTGCGGTCAAGGGTTTCAAGGATGGCATGAAGGAGAGCGAAACCCCCGCTGACGCGCAGCAACTGCCGCGCTCGGGCTCGGTGAACGTCGACGCGAAGGACGCGGCGCGTTCGTCGGATTCGAACAAGGCGTGA
- a CDS encoding glutathione S-transferase N-terminal domain-containing protein, which translates to MMVLYSGTTCPFSQRCRLVLFEKGMDFEIRDVDLFNKPEDIAVMNPYGQVPILVERDLILYESNIINEYIDERFPHPQLMPADPVQRARARLFLLNFEKELFVHVSTLENEKGKAAEKSHEKARLAIRDRLTQLAPIFLKNKYMLGEEFSMLDVAIAPLLWRLDHYGIELSKNAAPLMKYAERIFSRPAYIEALTPSEKVMRR; encoded by the coding sequence ATGATGGTTCTGTATTCCGGCACGACTTGTCCGTTCTCCCAGCGTTGCCGGCTGGTGCTGTTCGAAAAGGGCATGGATTTCGAGATCCGCGACGTCGACCTGTTCAACAAGCCAGAAGACATCGCGGTGATGAACCCGTACGGACAGGTGCCGATTCTCGTCGAACGCGATCTGATCCTGTACGAATCGAACATCATCAACGAGTACATCGACGAGCGTTTCCCGCATCCGCAACTGATGCCGGCCGATCCGGTGCAGCGCGCGCGCGCGCGCCTGTTCCTGCTCAACTTCGAGAAGGAACTGTTCGTGCACGTGAGCACGCTCGAGAACGAGAAGGGCAAGGCGGCGGAAAAGAGCCACGAGAAGGCGCGTCTCGCGATTCGCGATCGCCTGACGCAGCTCGCGCCGATCTTTCTGAAAAACAAGTACATGCTCGGCGAAGAATTCTCGATGCTCGACGTCGCGATCGCGCCGCTCTTGTGGCGCCTCGACCATTACGGGATCGAGCTGTCGAAGAACGCCGCGCCGCTGATGAAGTATGCAGAGCGGATCTTCAGCCGTCCTGCCTATATCGAAGCGCTGACGCCGTCCGAAAAGGTCATGCGTCGTTAA
- a CDS encoding cytochrome b has product MATDNKEISTTGLLGWVDRRFPLTSTWKQHLSEYYAPKNFNVWYFFGSLALLVLVNQIVTGIFLTMNYKPDSTLAFASVEYIMREVPWGWLIRYMHSTGASMFFVVVYLHMFRGLLYGSYRKPRELVWIFGCAIFLCLMAEAFFGYLLPWGQMSFWGAQVIVNLFSAIPFIGPDLSLWIRGDYVVSDVTLNRFFAFHVIAIPLVLLLLVVAHLIALHEVGSNNPDGIEIKEKKDDKGVPLDGIPFHPYYSVHDFFGVCVFLMVFAVIVFFMPEMGGYFLEANNFIPANPLQTPPEIAPVWYFTAFYAMLRATTDPFKIVLMIVIAALGLLALVRARGKWKIALPALAAALVVFMYLTESKFWGVVVMGAAVVTLFFLPWLDRSPVKSIRYRPFFHKVFFGIFVAVFMTLAFLGTRPPSPAATLIAQVCALVYFAFFLGMPFWSRLGTFKQPPERVRFKPH; this is encoded by the coding sequence ATGGCGACCGACAATAAAGAGATCTCCACAACAGGCCTGCTCGGCTGGGTCGACCGGCGCTTTCCCCTCACTTCCACCTGGAAGCAACATCTTTCCGAGTACTACGCGCCGAAGAACTTCAACGTCTGGTATTTCTTCGGTTCGCTCGCGCTCCTCGTGCTCGTGAACCAGATCGTCACCGGCATCTTCCTGACGATGAACTACAAGCCCGACTCGACGCTCGCGTTCGCGTCGGTCGAGTACATCATGCGCGAAGTGCCGTGGGGCTGGCTCATTCGCTACATGCACTCGACGGGCGCGTCGATGTTCTTCGTCGTCGTCTACCTGCACATGTTCCGCGGCCTGCTGTACGGCTCGTACCGCAAGCCGCGCGAGCTCGTGTGGATCTTCGGCTGCGCGATCTTCCTGTGCCTGATGGCCGAGGCGTTCTTCGGCTACCTGCTGCCGTGGGGGCAGATGTCGTTCTGGGGCGCGCAGGTGATCGTGAACCTGTTCTCGGCGATCCCGTTCATCGGCCCGGACCTGTCGCTCTGGATTCGCGGCGATTACGTCGTGTCCGACGTCACGCTGAACCGCTTCTTCGCGTTCCACGTGATCGCGATTCCGCTCGTGCTGCTGCTGCTTGTCGTCGCGCACCTGATCGCGCTGCACGAAGTGGGGTCGAATAACCCGGACGGCATCGAGATCAAGGAGAAGAAGGACGACAAGGGCGTGCCGCTCGACGGCATTCCGTTCCACCCGTACTACTCGGTGCACGACTTCTTCGGCGTTTGCGTGTTCCTGATGGTGTTCGCGGTGATCGTGTTCTTCATGCCGGAGATGGGCGGCTACTTCCTCGAGGCGAACAACTTCATTCCGGCGAACCCGCTGCAGACGCCGCCGGAAATCGCGCCCGTCTGGTACTTCACCGCGTTCTACGCGATGCTGCGCGCGACGACCGACCCGTTCAAGATCGTGCTGATGATCGTGATCGCGGCGCTCGGCCTTCTCGCGCTCGTGCGCGCGCGCGGCAAGTGGAAGATCGCGCTGCCCGCGCTCGCCGCGGCGCTCGTCGTCTTCATGTACCTCACCGAATCGAAGTTCTGGGGCGTCGTCGTGATGGGCGCGGCCGTCGTCACGCTGTTCTTCCTGCCGTGGCTCGACCGCAGCCCGGTCAAATCGATCCGCTACCGGCCGTTCTTCCACAAGGTGTTCTTCGGGATCTTCGTCGCCGTGTTCATGACCCTCGCGTTCCTCGGCACGCGGCCGCCGTCGCCTGCCGCGACGCTGATCGCGCAGGTGTGCGCGCTCGTGTACTTCGCGTTCTTCCTCGGCATGCCGTTCTGGTCGCGGCTCGGCACATTCAAGCAGCCGCCCGAACGCGTGCGGTTCAAACCCCATTGA
- the hisI gene encoding phosphoribosyl-AMP cyclohydrolase produces MNEAVKPGDWLDKVRWDANGLVPVIAQDAATNDVLMFAWMNRDALAKTIELKRAVYYSRSRQRLWFKGEESGHVQHVHEVRLDCDEDVVLLKVEQVAGIACHTGRRSCFFQKFEGTVDGGEWVAVDPVLKDPEHIYK; encoded by the coding sequence ATGAACGAAGCAGTGAAGCCGGGCGACTGGCTCGACAAGGTCCGCTGGGACGCGAACGGCCTCGTGCCGGTGATCGCGCAGGACGCGGCGACGAACGACGTGCTGATGTTCGCGTGGATGAACCGCGACGCGTTGGCGAAGACGATCGAACTGAAGCGAGCGGTGTACTACTCGCGCTCGCGGCAGCGCCTGTGGTTCAAGGGCGAGGAGTCGGGCCACGTGCAGCACGTGCACGAAGTGCGGCTCGATTGCGACGAGGACGTCGTGCTGCTGAAGGTCGAGCAGGTCGCGGGCATCGCGTGCCACACGGGCCGGCGCTCGTGCTTTTTCCAGAAATTCGAGGGCACCGTCGACGGCGGCGAATGGGTCGCGGTCGATCCGGTGCTCAAAGATCCCGAACATATCTACAAATGA
- a CDS encoding histidine triad nucleotide-binding protein, whose translation MSHDPNCLFCKIAAGEIPSTKVHEDDEFVAFRDIRPAADTHVLVIPRKHVPTLSSVTADDAPLLGRMMVLVARLAEQLGCAYTGGETGFRTVINTGPGGGQEVYHLHAHILAGPRPWRRMG comes from the coding sequence ATGAGTCACGACCCGAATTGCCTGTTCTGCAAGATCGCGGCAGGCGAGATTCCGAGCACGAAGGTGCACGAGGACGACGAGTTCGTCGCCTTCCGGGACATCCGGCCCGCGGCCGACACGCACGTGCTCGTGATACCGCGCAAGCACGTGCCGACGCTGTCTTCCGTCACCGCGGACGACGCGCCGCTGCTTGGTAGAATGATGGTTCTCGTCGCGCGGCTCGCCGAGCAGTTGGGTTGCGCGTACACGGGCGGCGAAACCGGGTTCCGGACGGTAATCAACACCGGGCCGGGCGGCGGGCAGGAGGTCTATCACCTGCACGCGCATATTCTGGCCGGGCCGCGTCCGTGGCGCCGGATGGGATGA
- a CDS encoding phosphoribosyl-ATP diphosphatase — translation MTQSTIEDTLLRLAAVIDSRKGGDPEQSYVSRLFHKGDDAVLKKIGEEATEVVLAAKDVRQGGAPSALVGEIADLWFHCLVALSHFDLSPADVIAELERREGMSGIEEKALRKRREREENGG, via the coding sequence ATGACGCAATCGACGATCGAAGACACGCTGCTGCGCTTGGCCGCCGTGATCGACAGCCGCAAGGGCGGCGATCCCGAGCAATCGTACGTGTCGCGCCTCTTTCACAAGGGCGACGACGCGGTCCTGAAGAAGATCGGCGAGGAAGCGACCGAGGTCGTGCTCGCCGCGAAGGACGTCCGCCAGGGCGGCGCGCCTTCCGCGCTCGTCGGCGAGATCGCGGACCTGTGGTTTCACTGCCTCGTCGCGCTGTCTCATTTCGACCTGAGCCCCGCCGACGTGATCGCCGAGCTCGAGCGCCGCGAAGGGATGTCGGGCATCGAGGAAAAGGCGCTGCGCAAGCGTCGCGAGCGCGAAGAAAATGGCGGGTGA
- a CDS encoding DUF4870 family protein gives MPESPNQYPPSFQGATEGERQQSLRTLTHILYLLYAIHWLTGGITGIVAIIINYVKRDDALGTAYQAHFEWQIRTFWRALIAYLIGFALLFVGIGFIVLGAVWIWTLYRIIKGWLYLNDNKTLDPQAWF, from the coding sequence ATGCCAGAGTCGCCGAACCAATATCCGCCGTCGTTCCAGGGTGCGACCGAGGGCGAACGCCAGCAATCGTTGCGCACGCTGACGCACATCCTCTATCTGCTGTACGCGATTCACTGGTTGACGGGCGGCATCACGGGCATCGTCGCGATCATCATCAACTACGTGAAACGCGACGATGCGCTGGGCACCGCATACCAGGCCCATTTCGAATGGCAGATCCGTACGTTCTGGCGCGCGCTGATCGCGTATCTGATCGGTTTCGCGCTGCTGTTCGTCGGGATCGGCTTCATCGTGCTGGGCGCGGTGTGGATCTGGACGCTGTACCGTATCATTAAAGGCTGGCTGTACTTGAACGACAACAAGACGCTCGATCCACAGGCGTGGTTCTGA
- a CDS encoding ClpXP protease specificity-enhancing factor: MQEISTKPYLLRALYEWCTDNGYTPHIAVRVDKSTRVPRQFVRDGEIVLNISFEATSQLQMGNEWIEFTARFSGKAHKIEVQIANVLAIYARENGQGMAFQVDAAADSGDADGGEALAAAEDGGDAGGQVAGIGARGEDEAVPEPGDRADDAPKSDGDGDGDDDGAKGNRPRLKIVK, translated from the coding sequence ATGCAAGAGATTTCCACGAAGCCGTATTTGCTGCGCGCGCTCTACGAGTGGTGCACCGACAACGGATATACACCCCACATCGCGGTGCGGGTCGACAAGTCGACCCGCGTGCCGCGCCAGTTCGTGCGCGACGGCGAGATCGTGTTGAACATCAGCTTCGAGGCGACGAGCCAGCTGCAGATGGGCAACGAATGGATCGAGTTCACCGCGCGGTTCTCGGGCAAGGCGCACAAGATCGAGGTGCAAATCGCGAACGTGCTTGCGATCTACGCGCGCGAGAATGGGCAGGGGATGGCGTTTCAGGTCGACGCCGCGGCGGACTCCGGCGATGCTGACGGCGGCGAGGCGCTTGCCGCGGCGGAAGACGGCGGCGATGCCGGCGGGCAGGTTGCGGGCATCGGTGCGCGGGGCGAGGACGAGGCGGTGCCGGAACCCGGCGATCGCGCGGACGACGCGCCGAAGTCGGACGGCGACGGTGATGGCGATGACGATGGCGCGAAAGGCAACCGGCCTCGCCTCAAGATCGTGAAATGA
- a CDS encoding cytochrome c1 has translation MKKLLSALAMFIVSACLLTSASARAEEGEFPLDRAPDNTENLVSLQHGAQLFVNYCLNCHSANLMRYNRLTDLGISQKEIEKNLLFATDKVGSTMSVAMRPEDAKNWLGVAPPDLSVEARARSRDWLYTYLRTFYRDDTRPTGWNNVVFPNVGMPHVLWQLQGERIAKFEEKKDEETGEKVRKLAGFQQVTPGTLSPVDYDAAVGDLVAYLSWMSEPAQQTRKRLGVWVLLFLGVLTFFAWRLNAAYWKDIK, from the coding sequence ATGAAGAAATTGCTTTCGGCGCTCGCAATGTTTATTGTGTCGGCATGTCTGCTGACGAGCGCATCCGCGCGGGCCGAGGAGGGCGAATTTCCGCTCGACCGGGCGCCCGATAACACGGAGAATCTCGTCTCTTTGCAGCATGGCGCGCAATTGTTTGTAAACTATTGCCTGAATTGCCATAGTGCGAACCTGATGCGCTACAACCGGCTGACGGATCTCGGCATCTCGCAGAAGGAGATCGAGAAGAATCTCCTGTTCGCGACCGATAAGGTCGGCAGCACGATGTCCGTCGCGATGCGGCCGGAAGACGCGAAGAACTGGCTCGGCGTTGCGCCGCCGGATCTGTCCGTCGAGGCGCGCGCCCGCAGCCGTGATTGGCTCTACACGTATCTGCGCACTTTCTACCGCGACGATACGCGGCCGACGGGCTGGAACAACGTCGTGTTCCCGAACGTCGGCATGCCTCACGTGCTGTGGCAGCTTCAAGGGGAGCGCATTGCGAAATTCGAGGAAAAGAAGGACGAGGAAACGGGCGAGAAAGTGCGCAAGCTCGCCGGGTTCCAGCAGGTGACGCCCGGAACGCTTTCGCCGGTGGATTACGATGCCGCCGTCGGCGATCTGGTCGCGTACCTGAGCTGGATGTCCGAGCCGGCGCAGCAGACCCGCAAACGCCTTGGCGTGTGGGTGCTGCTGTTCCTCGGTGTCCTGACTTTCTTCGCATGGCGGCTCAATGCCGCCTACTGGAAAGATATCAAGTAA
- a CDS encoding Nif3-like dinuclear metal center hexameric protein codes for MDRIELELYLNNTLEIERFKDYSPNGLQVEGRRKIEKIATGVTASLAFLDRALEWGADAVLVHHGYFWRNEAPQITGRKYQRLKRLLANDLNLFAFHLPLDAHPELGNNAQLGERLGLIADARFGDQDLGWLATLPMSVSLEHFAAKVENTLGRTPLVLGDQDQQLRRVAWCTGGAQSFFDAAIDAGADVFLTGEVSEYVTHAAAESGVAFVAAGHHATERFGIQALGQHLSERFDLEHIFIDIHNPV; via the coding sequence ATGGATCGGATCGAACTCGAATTGTACTTGAACAATACCCTCGAAATTGAGCGGTTCAAGGACTACAGCCCGAACGGCCTCCAGGTGGAAGGCCGTCGCAAGATCGAAAAAATCGCCACCGGCGTGACGGCGTCGCTCGCGTTTCTCGATCGCGCCCTCGAATGGGGCGCGGACGCGGTGCTCGTCCATCACGGCTACTTCTGGCGCAACGAGGCGCCGCAGATCACCGGTCGCAAGTATCAGCGCCTGAAGCGCCTGCTCGCGAACGACCTGAACCTGTTCGCGTTCCACCTGCCGCTCGACGCGCACCCCGAACTCGGCAACAACGCGCAGCTCGGCGAGCGTCTTGGCCTGATCGCCGACGCCCGCTTCGGCGATCAGGATCTCGGCTGGCTCGCGACGTTGCCGATGTCCGTCTCGCTCGAACATTTCGCCGCGAAGGTCGAGAACACGCTCGGCCGCACGCCGCTCGTGCTGGGCGACCAGGACCAGCAACTGCGCCGCGTCGCGTGGTGCACGGGCGGCGCGCAAAGCTTCTTCGACGCGGCGATCGACGCGGGCGCCGACGTGTTCCTGACGGGCGAAGTATCCGAGTACGTGACGCACGCGGCGGCCGAGAGCGGCGTCGCATTCGTTGCGGCGGGGCACCATGCGACCGAGCGATTCGGCATCCAGGCGCTCGGCCAGCATTTATCGGAGCGATTTGATCTCGAGCATATTTTTATCGATATTCATAACCCGGTTTAA
- the petA gene encoding ubiquinol-cytochrome c reductase iron-sulfur subunit, whose translation MRDKEEEHVDSGRRTWLIATSVAGGVGGVATVVPFAASLAPSTKAKAAGAPVEVDIGALKPGEMLTVPWRGKPVWVLNRTDDMLADVVKADKEVADPQSKSPYSMPLPSYCANEYRSRTDRKNILVVMAVCTHLGCTPSQRFTPGPQPNLPDDWPGGFLCPCHGSTYDLAGRVFKNKPAPQNLDVPPYMFTSATTLVIGKDEKGEA comes from the coding sequence ATGCGAGACAAAGAAGAGGAACACGTCGACAGCGGCCGCCGGACTTGGCTGATTGCGACATCGGTTGCGGGCGGCGTCGGTGGCGTCGCAACCGTGGTACCTTTCGCGGCGTCGTTGGCGCCGTCCACCAAGGCTAAGGCGGCCGGCGCGCCCGTCGAAGTCGATATCGGCGCGCTCAAGCCGGGCGAAATGCTCACGGTTCCCTGGCGCGGCAAGCCGGTCTGGGTGCTGAACCGCACCGACGACATGCTCGCCGATGTCGTGAAGGCCGACAAGGAAGTCGCCGATCCGCAGTCGAAATCCCCGTACTCGATGCCGTTGCCGTCGTATTGCGCGAACGAGTACCGGTCGAGGACCGACCGCAAGAACATTCTCGTCGTCATGGCGGTGTGCACGCATCTCGGCTGCACGCCGAGCCAGCGTTTCACGCCGGGGCCGCAGCCGAACCTGCCCGACGATTGGCCGGGCGGCTTTCTCTGTCCGTGCCACGGCTCGACCTACGACCTCGCCGGCAGGGTCTTCAAGAACAAGCCGGCGCCGCAGAATCTGGACGTCCCGCCTTACATGTTCACGTCGGCCACGACGCTCGTGATCGGCAAGGACGAGAAAGGAGAAGCGTAA
- the tatC gene encoding twin-arginine translocase subunit TatC, with amino-acid sequence MSDPQHNPDEGPEETFISHLVELRDRIIKAGAAVIVVFLGLVYWAPDIFRLLARPLMENLPKGGKMIVTDVTGSFFVPMKVTMLVALVIALPFVLYQIWAFVAPGLYQHEKKLVLPLVGSSYFLFLCGMAFAYFLVFPTIFRVMAHYNAPLGAEMSTDIDNYLSFVLGMFIAFGVTFEVPIVVVLLVRMGVLTVQKLKEIRPYVIVGAFVVAAVVTPPDVFSQLMLALPLVLLYEAGIIAARLFVKPPPKEEDKGKAAAS; translated from the coding sequence GTGAGCGACCCCCAGCACAATCCGGACGAAGGTCCGGAAGAAACCTTCATCTCCCATCTCGTCGAGCTGCGCGACCGCATCATCAAGGCGGGCGCGGCCGTGATCGTCGTGTTCCTCGGGCTCGTCTACTGGGCGCCCGACATCTTCCGGCTGCTTGCGCGGCCGCTGATGGAGAACCTGCCGAAGGGCGGCAAGATGATCGTGACCGACGTCACCGGCTCGTTCTTCGTGCCGATGAAGGTGACGATGCTCGTCGCGCTCGTGATCGCGCTGCCGTTCGTGCTGTACCAGATCTGGGCCTTCGTGGCTCCCGGGCTCTACCAGCACGAGAAGAAGCTCGTCTTGCCGCTCGTCGGCAGCAGCTACTTCCTGTTTCTGTGCGGCATGGCGTTCGCGTACTTCCTCGTGTTTCCGACGATCTTCCGCGTGATGGCGCACTACAACGCGCCGCTCGGCGCCGAGATGTCGACCGACATCGACAATTACCTGAGTTTCGTGCTCGGGATGTTCATCGCGTTCGGGGTGACGTTCGAGGTGCCGATCGTCGTCGTCTTGCTCGTGCGGATGGGCGTGCTGACCGTGCAGAAGCTCAAGGAGATCCGGCCGTACGTGATCGTCGGCGCGTTCGTCGTCGCGGCCGTCGTGACGCCGCCCGACGTGTTCTCGCAGCTGATGCTCGCGCTGCCGCTCGTGCTGCTGTACGAGGCGGGGATCATCGCGGCGCGGCTCTTCGTCAAGCCGCCGCCGAAGGAAGAGGACAAGGGCAAGGCCGCGGCGAGCTGA